The sequence ATCAACACTGCAATGCGCGAATTGTTCTTACAAATTGCTTACGGACGTTCTCAGTCTGCTTTCTCGGAAGGTGGTCTGCCAATCGGTGCCGGTCTCGAAGACCTGGGTAAAGGTCTCCGCAGTCAGGTAGGTACAATGTACGGTACTTTGGCAAAAGGCGTTCGTTACCTCGAAATGGCTGAAGGTTACTGCACACGCATCGGCTTGGACGAAGACGGTGAAGTAATCGGCTACGAATTCGTTCACATGGGCAAATTCATGGATATGGTTAAGAAAGGCGTTAATGCTGCTGAAGCTTTGGAAAAAGCAAAAGGTTCGTACGGTCGCTTCAAAGAAGCTGCTAAATATATTGACCCGCGCCACGAATAATCTCGTGATGCAGAATGATGTATTATTAATTATTAATTTTTAATTCGAACAAAAATTATGGCTTTATTTGAAAGTTACGACCGCCGTATTAACCAGGTAAATGCGGCTCTCAATCAATACGGAATCAAAGACATCGACGAAGCTAAGGCTATCTGCGATGCAAAGGGCATTGATCCTTACAAAATTTGTGAAGAAACTCAGCCTATCTGCTTCGAAAATGCAAAATGGGCGTACGTAGTAGGCGCTGCCATCGCTATCAAAAAAGGTTGCACAACTGCTGCTGATGCTGCAGAAGCAATCGGTATCGGCTTGCAATCTTTCTGCATCGCCGGTTCTGTAGCCGATGATCGTAAAGTAGGTATCGGTCACGGTAACCTCGGCGCTCGTTTGTTGCGCGAAGAAACACAATGTTTCGCATTCTTAGCAGGTCACGAATCTTTCGCTGCTGCTGAAGGTGCTATCAAAATCGCTGAAATGGCAAACAAAGTACGTACAAATCCTTTGCGCGTTATTTTGAACGGTTTGGGTAAAGATGCCGCTATGATCATCTCTCGTATCAACGGCTTTACTTACGTACAAACTCAGTTTGACTATGCTTCGGGTGCGTTGAACGTTGTAAAAGAAAAACCTTATTCAACAGGTCTTCGTGCTAAAGTAAAATGCTATGGCGCTGACGACGTTCGCGAAGGTGTTGCTATCATGCGCGCTGAAGGCGTTGACGTTTCCATCACAGGTAACTCAACTAACCCAACACGTTTCCAACACCCTGTTGCAGGTACTTACAAAAAAGAATGCAACGAACTTGGCAAACCATATTTCTCTGTTGCTTCAGGTGGTGGTACAGGTCGTACTCTTCACCCCGACAACATGGCTGCTGGTCCTGCTTCTT comes from Paludibacter jiangxiensis and encodes:
- a CDS encoding iron-sulfur cluster assembly scaffold protein: MIYSHEVEQMCVVKKGPNHGPAPIPQEGKWVQAKEIKDISGLTHGVGWCAPQQGACKLTLNIKDGIIQEALIETIGCSGMTHSAAMSAEVLPGKTILEALNTDLVCDAINTAMRELFLQIAYGRSQSAFSEGGLPIGAGLEDLGKGLRSQVGTMYGTLAKGVRYLEMAEGYCTRIGLDEDGEVIGYEFVHMGKFMDMVKKGVNAAEALEKAKGSYGRFKEAAKYIDPRHE
- a CDS encoding GGGtGRT protein gives rise to the protein MALFESYDRRINQVNAALNQYGIKDIDEAKAICDAKGIDPYKICEETQPICFENAKWAYVVGAAIAIKKGCTTAADAAEAIGIGLQSFCIAGSVADDRKVGIGHGNLGARLLREETQCFAFLAGHESFAAAEGAIKIAEMANKVRTNPLRVILNGLGKDAAMIISRINGFTYVQTQFDYASGALNVVKEKPYSTGLRAKVKCYGADDVREGVAIMRAEGVDVSITGNSTNPTRFQHPVAGTYKKECNELGKPYFSVASGGGTGRTLHPDNMAAGPASYGMTDTMGRMHGDAQFAGSSSVPAHVEMMGFLGMGNNPMVGATVAVAVAIAEACK